One region of Flavobacterium sp. KACC 22763 genomic DNA includes:
- a CDS encoding PQQ-binding-like beta-propeller repeat protein — protein MKNILPLIFALCFFTNCSKDDNETKDYSYYYPTDEASITAENIPGSTEAFDPKGIAVANEKLYVINGNVLEVFNALTLAHIKTIKEYTKGTTTIPLTSLTSVAVDNGRIYVGSTESRLFVFDETTNAGISTVGNGQWWQTFVHVFGVAVKDGLIFVKEKEKSIKVFETSQITETSNWNLEPIAKLNTLNGYTEVYSMDVYGGNLVVAGRDAKSYLYYDIANIKANAKNSLTTPIEPDKLQFVDVKPIAVSFSKDWAVTSENEGSTSYLRLYPKEEFIRKNYKAVLNASDIFGENKFGTIVGTAQLDDRIFLSDNTNKKIRIVKLNKSTIAEQNN, from the coding sequence ATGAAAAATATTTTGCCACTGATATTTGCTCTTTGCTTTTTTACCAATTGCAGCAAAGACGACAATGAGACCAAAGATTATAGCTATTATTACCCAACTGATGAAGCTTCGATAACAGCAGAAAATATTCCTGGAAGTACCGAGGCTTTTGATCCAAAAGGAATTGCAGTTGCAAACGAAAAACTATATGTTATTAACGGAAATGTTTTAGAAGTTTTTAATGCTCTTACATTAGCGCATATTAAAACAATTAAAGAATATACAAAAGGAACAACTACAATTCCGCTTACAAGCTTGACTTCGGTTGCTGTTGATAACGGCCGTATTTATGTTGGAAGTACAGAATCTAGATTATTTGTTTTTGATGAAACTACAAATGCTGGAATCAGTACGGTTGGAAACGGACAATGGTGGCAGACTTTTGTGCACGTTTTTGGCGTTGCGGTAAAAGACGGATTGATATTCGTAAAGGAAAAAGAAAAAAGCATTAAAGTATTTGAAACTTCTCAGATTACCGAGACAAGCAATTGGAATTTAGAACCAATCGCTAAATTAAATACCTTAAATGGCTACACAGAAGTATATTCTATGGATGTGTATGGCGGAAATCTTGTGGTTGCAGGAAGAGATGCCAAAAGTTATTTGTACTATGATATTGCAAACATTAAAGCAAATGCTAAGAACTCACTAACAACCCCGATTGAGCCTGATAAATTGCAGTTTGTAGATGTGAAGCCAATTGCAGTTTCTTTCAGTAAAGATTGGGCAGTAACTTCAGAAAATGAAGGAAGCACATCGTATTTAAGATTGTATCCAAAAGAAGAATTTATCAGAAAGAATTACAAAGCGGTTTTAAATGCTTCAGATATTTTTGGCGAGAATAAGTTTGGGACTATCGTAGGAACTGCGCAGCTTGATGATCGTATCTTCTTATCAGATAATACCAATAAGAAAATTAGAATCGTAAAACTGAACAAATCGACAATCGCAGAACAAAACAACTAG
- a CDS encoding TolC family protein codes for MRNLVKLFSFLFLLSFSTLQSQNFNQEELTFIEYLGYVKKYHPLVKQANLEVTNAQAKLMLARGGFDPKIEVDYNKKEFKGTEYYSLLNSSFKIPTWYGIEIKAGFDDTEGQYYNPQNKTPEAGLTSLGINVALGQGMFINQRMADVREGKLNVKLSDAQRKLRAIEVLYQASEAYFEWRKSYNEAELYKNYLGFASTRFEGVKKLIAAGDAPAIDSVEAKITVRNRELNVENGNLKLAKAKLKLANFLWIENVPVELGDLVKPEQNLIQTIEETLKTDAMMVDVESLDSHPKIQSLETKMDILEVNRQLKANSLLPKINVGYNYISEPNYWNNFNADDYKFNIDFSFPIFLRKERGSLKMAKLKIQDMQFDIGQQRLELKNKIKAQQTEIASLRKQKVVIDNLVKDYMTMLNSEEKLFSFGESSIFLINSRENNLVSAKLSQISLENQFYLSNAELYKILANPD; via the coding sequence ATGAGAAATCTTGTAAAATTGTTTTCTTTCTTATTTCTATTGAGTTTTTCTACACTGCAGAGCCAGAATTTTAATCAAGAGGAACTTACTTTTATCGAGTATTTGGGATATGTAAAAAAATACCATCCGCTGGTAAAACAAGCCAATCTTGAAGTCACAAATGCTCAGGCAAAATTGATGCTGGCTCGAGGCGGATTTGATCCAAAAATTGAAGTAGATTACAATAAGAAAGAATTTAAAGGCACAGAATACTATTCGTTATTAAACAGCAGTTTCAAAATCCCTACTTGGTACGGAATTGAAATTAAAGCAGGTTTTGACGATACAGAAGGGCAATATTACAATCCGCAGAACAAAACGCCAGAAGCAGGTTTAACTTCGCTAGGAATTAACGTTGCTTTAGGTCAGGGAATGTTCATTAACCAAAGAATGGCTGATGTGCGTGAAGGAAAGCTTAATGTAAAACTAAGTGATGCTCAAAGAAAACTAAGAGCTATCGAAGTTTTGTACCAAGCAAGTGAAGCTTATTTTGAATGGAGAAAAAGTTATAACGAAGCCGAACTGTATAAAAACTACCTAGGTTTTGCCAGCACTCGTTTTGAAGGAGTTAAAAAACTAATCGCTGCTGGAGACGCACCAGCAATTGACAGCGTTGAAGCCAAAATTACGGTACGAAACAGAGAACTGAACGTTGAAAACGGAAACCTGAAATTAGCAAAAGCAAAACTGAAACTGGCTAATTTTTTATGGATTGAAAATGTTCCAGTTGAGTTAGGAGATTTGGTGAAACCAGAGCAGAATCTAATTCAGACTATAGAAGAAACTCTAAAGACAGATGCCATGATGGTCGATGTGGAATCGTTAGATTCGCATCCAAAAATTCAGTCTTTAGAAACAAAAATGGATATTCTAGAAGTTAATCGCCAGTTGAAAGCCAATTCGTTGCTTCCGAAAATAAATGTAGGTTATAACTATATTTCAGAACCCAATTATTGGAATAATTTCAATGCCGATGATTATAAGTTTAATATCGATTTCAGTTTCCCGATTTTCTTAAGAAAAGAACGCGGAAGCTTGAAAATGGCAAAACTGAAAATTCAGGATATGCAGTTTGATATTGGACAACAGCGCTTGGAGCTTAAAAATAAAATTAAAGCACAGCAGACCGAAATTGCATCATTAAGAAAGCAGAAAGTTGTAATTGACAATCTTGTAAAAGATTATATGACAATGCTAAACTCAGAAGAAAAATTATTCTCGTTTGGCGAAAGTTCAATTTTCTTGATCAATTCAAGAGAAAACAATTTGGTCAGCGCAAAATTGTCGCAAATAAGTTTAGAGAATCAGTTTTATCTGTCGAATGCCGAATTGTACAAAATATTGGCAAATCCAGATTAA
- the nagA gene encoding N-acetylglucosamine-6-phosphate deacetylase produces MKQAIINAVVHTGEEIVENGVVVVENGTIISVQKEIPNDVEIIDLNGNHLSAGFIDIQINGGEKYYFSQTPNEETIQDIYDASMKYGTTHILPCLISSSKETILEGIEAVRSYMKKYNNGVIGMHLEGPFLNPQRRGAHSIDQVRKPTDEELQEIISKGKDVIKVITIAPECFTEKQLNMLIESGITISIGHSTISHKEAQPYFAKGINLVTHLFNAMTQFGHREPGLVGAVFENEEVYAPVILDGVHCDYAAAKIAYKLKQEKFFLISDATFLGRKVANFKWDNFDAHLVDGFYRNEDGNLAGASISMTEAVQNAYNRLHVSTDEAIKMATTRVAAAIGMKEKVGKIKIGFPASFVQFDSDLATIKTLDFRE; encoded by the coding sequence ATGAAACAAGCGATTATAAATGCTGTCGTACATACAGGAGAAGAAATAGTAGAAAATGGAGTTGTAGTTGTAGAAAACGGAACTATTATTTCGGTTCAAAAAGAAATTCCAAATGATGTTGAAATAATTGACTTAAACGGAAATCATCTTTCAGCAGGATTTATAGATATTCAAATTAATGGCGGGGAAAAATATTACTTCAGCCAGACTCCCAATGAAGAAACCATTCAGGATATTTACGATGCCAGTATGAAATACGGCACAACGCATATTTTACCTTGTTTGATATCTTCTTCAAAAGAAACCATTTTAGAAGGAATTGAAGCGGTTCGTTCTTATATGAAAAAATACAATAATGGCGTTATCGGAATGCATTTAGAAGGTCCTTTTCTAAATCCGCAGAGACGTGGTGCACATAGCATCGATCAGGTTAGAAAACCTACTGATGAAGAACTTCAAGAAATTATAAGCAAAGGGAAAGACGTTATCAAAGTCATTACGATAGCTCCAGAATGTTTTACCGAAAAACAATTAAATATGCTGATTGAAAGCGGTATCACAATTTCAATCGGACATTCGACAATATCACATAAAGAAGCACAGCCATATTTCGCAAAAGGAATTAATCTTGTAACACATTTATTCAATGCGATGACACAGTTTGGGCATCGTGAACCTGGTTTAGTAGGAGCAGTTTTTGAGAACGAAGAAGTTTATGCTCCAGTAATTTTAGATGGTGTGCATTGTGATTATGCTGCTGCTAAAATTGCATATAAGCTAAAACAAGAAAAATTCTTCTTAATCAGCGATGCTACATTTTTAGGACGAAAAGTAGCCAATTTTAAATGGGATAATTTTGATGCTCATTTAGTAGACGGCTTTTACAGAAACGAAGATGGAAATCTCGCAGGCGCTTCAATCTCAATGACAGAAGCTGTACAAAATGCTTATAATCGTCTACATGTTTCTACCGATGAAGCAATAAAAATGGCAACCACAAGAGTTGCCGCTGCAATTGGCATGAAAGAAAAAGTAGGAAAAATCAAGATAGGTTTTCCTGCAAGTTTTGTACAATTTGATTCTGATTTAGCTACAATCAAAACTTTAGATTTTAGGGAATAG
- a CDS encoding acyltransferase family protein, whose protein sequence is MTKERLTSLDVFRGFTILLMTIVNNPGSWSSIYPPLEHAEWHGCTPTDLVFPFFVFIMGTAIPFAMPVKHFDGSVFNKILVRSLRIFCLGLFLSVFSRIHLFGLEGIPLLGLRLVIAFAVAYALLGNFSMKVKTILAIGVFLILISLSFSGLEHFEDTRIPGVLQRIAIVYFFTSILYLKTNLKTQLLVLATLLVGYWLVMAFVPVPGFGAANFDKGTNLAAWIDDTLLNGHLWASSKTWDPEGILSTLPAIGTGILGMYIGQLLNLSVDKMEIVKKTAIAGTALVIGGLIWNIFFPINKSLWTSSYVLYTAGIATLCLTLLYYIIDIKGHKKWTKLFLIWGVNPMIVFFFSGIIPRVLSGIKVADPEKAGEEIGLQAYIYNHGIVPCFENPLNASLAYALSYAVFWSFILWIFYKKKLIFKV, encoded by the coding sequence ATGACAAAAGAACGTTTAACTTCACTCGATGTCTTTAGAGGATTTACCATTCTCTTAATGACGATTGTCAATAATCCGGGAAGCTGGTCATCTATTTATCCGCCCCTAGAACACGCCGAATGGCATGGTTGCACGCCTACTGATCTAGTTTTCCCGTTTTTTGTTTTTATTATGGGAACTGCAATTCCGTTTGCAATGCCTGTAAAACATTTTGACGGAAGTGTTTTCAATAAAATCTTAGTTCGCTCGCTTCGAATTTTCTGTTTAGGATTATTTTTAAGTGTTTTCAGTAGAATCCATTTATTTGGTTTAGAAGGAATTCCGTTATTAGGATTAAGATTGGTAATTGCTTTTGCCGTTGCTTATGCCCTTTTAGGAAATTTTTCAATGAAAGTAAAAACCATTCTGGCTATTGGCGTATTTCTAATCCTGATTTCATTATCATTTAGCGGACTTGAACATTTTGAAGATACCAGAATCCCAGGCGTTTTACAGCGAATTGCGATTGTGTATTTCTTTACTTCAATTTTATATTTAAAGACCAATTTAAAAACACAGCTTTTGGTTTTAGCTACGCTTTTAGTTGGATATTGGCTTGTAATGGCTTTTGTTCCCGTTCCTGGATTTGGCGCTGCCAATTTCGACAAAGGAACGAATCTTGCCGCTTGGATAGACGATACACTTCTAAACGGACATTTATGGGCATCTTCTAAAACTTGGGATCCAGAAGGAATCTTGAGCACTTTGCCAGCCATTGGAACTGGAATTTTAGGAATGTACATTGGTCAGCTGTTAAATTTATCGGTTGATAAAATGGAAATCGTAAAAAAGACCGCCATTGCAGGAACTGCTTTAGTAATTGGAGGCTTAATTTGGAACATCTTCTTCCCTATTAACAAATCACTTTGGACAAGTTCTTATGTTTTATACACAGCTGGAATTGCAACACTGTGTTTAACGCTTTTGTATTATATAATCGATATTAAAGGGCATAAAAAATGGACGAAATTATTCCTGATCTGGGGCGTAAACCCGATGATTGTGTTTTTCTTTTCTGGAATAATTCCGAGAGTTTTAAGCGGTATAAAAGTAGCCGATCCTGAAAAAGCTGGCGAAGAAATTGGACTTCAAGCATATATTTATAACCACGGAATTGTTCCTTGTTTTGAAAACCCATTAAATGCATCACTCGCTTATGCTTTATCTTATGCTGTTTTCTGGTCATTTATCTTATGGATTTTCTACAAAAAGAAACTGATTTTTAAAGTCTAA
- the metQ gene encoding methionine ABC transporter substrate-binding lipoprotein MetQ — translation MKLNILKTAGVLALALVLSNCGKSKNNDPHFIKVGVASGPELKVAEAAKKVAKEKFGLEVELVSFNDYVIPNEALSQGDIDANAFQHKPYLDEQSKQRGYKLAIIGNTFVYPIAGYSRKIKSLSELKNESTIIIPNDPTNGGRSLLLLQKNGLLKLKENVGLLPKVTDIVSNPKNLKILELEAPQLPRALDDENVSIAIINNTFASAAGLVPSRDALFIEDKDSPYVNLVVSREDNKNEEKVKQFLQAFQSPEVEKAAEQEFKGGAVKGW, via the coding sequence ATGAAACTTAATATTTTAAAAACTGCTGGAGTTTTGGCTTTGGCGCTTGTTTTATCCAATTGCGGAAAAAGTAAAAATAACGATCCTCATTTTATAAAAGTAGGGGTTGCTTCTGGGCCAGAATTGAAAGTGGCAGAAGCGGCTAAAAAAGTAGCAAAAGAAAAATTCGGATTGGAAGTAGAACTAGTTTCTTTTAACGATTATGTAATTCCAAACGAGGCCTTAAGTCAAGGAGATATTGACGCAAATGCGTTTCAGCACAAACCTTATTTAGACGAGCAATCTAAACAAAGAGGCTACAAATTGGCTATTATCGGGAATACATTTGTGTATCCTATTGCTGGTTATTCTAGAAAAATAAAAAGCCTTTCTGAATTGAAAAACGAAAGCACGATTATTATTCCAAATGATCCAACAAACGGCGGACGTTCTTTATTGCTTCTACAGAAAAACGGATTATTGAAATTAAAAGAAAATGTTGGTTTATTGCCAAAAGTAACAGACATTGTGAGCAATCCTAAAAACTTGAAAATTTTAGAATTGGAAGCGCCTCAATTGCCAAGAGCTTTGGATGATGAGAATGTTTCTATCGCTATTATCAACAATACTTTTGCTTCTGCAGCTGGATTGGTTCCTTCTCGTGATGCCTTGTTTATTGAAGATAAAGATTCTCCTTATGTGAATTTGGTGGTAAGCCGTGAAGACAATAAAAATGAAGAAAAAGTAAAACAGTTTTTACAAGCTTTTCAATCTCCAGAAGTAGAAAAAGCAGCCGAGCAAGAATTTAAAGGCGGAGCAGTAAAAGGCTGGTAA
- a CDS encoding DUF2490 domain-containing protein: MSLLKKSFLLFCCIILSQVLKAQDAPYTMGFIPASISEVDVAFPLIEKWHLSGQADMQLVTQGAYTNGNPFEYTQRKVIRPWIVYSGLKNMKLWLGYAHNQKYAIEEAGNYKTLENRLIVMGTYTQEMPKGSLFEQVRFETKFFDDRNGNHQTIPRIRARFGVNHYLRQSKEKPIFLAPNIGYYTELMLKFASKDYADEHFDIFRLSVYYTAGITPNIHFLAGVIGQMQLRTNGTQFDVYYGPMVSLKYSVKPKERETFDSVDGGAD, encoded by the coding sequence ATGAGTTTATTAAAAAAGAGTTTTCTTTTATTCTGTTGCATCATCCTTTCTCAAGTTTTAAAAGCCCAAGATGCTCCTTACACAATGGGATTTATTCCAGCATCTATAAGCGAAGTTGATGTTGCGTTTCCGTTAATAGAAAAATGGCATTTGAGCGGTCAGGCAGATATGCAGCTCGTTACTCAAGGCGCTTACACAAACGGCAATCCTTTCGAATATACACAGCGAAAAGTAATAAGACCGTGGATTGTTTATTCTGGTTTAAAAAATATGAAGCTTTGGCTCGGATATGCACACAATCAGAAATATGCAATAGAAGAAGCGGGAAATTACAAAACTTTAGAAAACAGGCTTATTGTTATGGGAACCTATACACAGGAAATGCCCAAAGGATCTCTTTTTGAACAAGTGCGATTTGAAACCAAGTTTTTTGATGACAGAAACGGCAATCACCAGACAATACCTAGAATAAGAGCACGTTTTGGAGTCAATCATTATTTAAGACAAAGCAAAGAAAAACCAATTTTTCTAGCGCCAAATATTGGCTATTATACCGAATTGATGCTGAAATTTGCCTCTAAAGATTATGCCGACGAACATTTTGACATTTTTAGATTATCGGTTTATTATACTGCTGGAATTACGCCAAATATCCACTTCTTAGCAGGCGTGATCGGACAAATGCAGCTAAGAACCAACGGAACGCAATTTGATGTTTACTACGGACCAATGGTTTCATTAAAATATAGCGTAAAACCAAAAGAGCGCGAAACATTTGATAGCGTTGACGGAGGCGCAGATTAA
- the metN gene encoding methionine ABC transporter ATP-binding protein MetN, whose amino-acid sequence MIELKNVTKTFHQKDRIVAALSDVSLKVPEGKIFGVIGTSGAGKSTLIRCVNLLERPTSGEIIVDGKALMQLSNAELAIERRQIGMIFQHFNLLSSRTVFENVAFPLELAGTSKSEINTRVLELLQLVGLAEKANDYPASLSGGQKQRVAIARTLANNPKVLLCDEATSALDPATTRSILNLLKDINKRLNITVLLITHQMEVVKSICDEVAVISHGKLIEQGSVGEIFADPKHELTKEFISSSLHIEVPSVYQDKLQKEDNGNLNPLLKLEMTGKSVNEPVISEVSRLFDTDFKIVSAQMDQAGEVNFGVMLIELSGKRENYDAAIQYFNSKHIKTEIIGYV is encoded by the coding sequence ATGATTGAATTAAAAAATGTAACCAAAACTTTTCATCAGAAAGACAGAATTGTTGCTGCTTTGTCTGATGTCTCTTTAAAGGTTCCTGAAGGGAAAATTTTTGGTGTAATTGGAACTTCCGGAGCAGGAAAAAGTACGCTGATTCGCTGCGTGAATTTGTTAGAAAGACCAACTTCTGGCGAAATTATCGTTGACGGAAAAGCTTTAATGCAGTTATCAAACGCAGAACTGGCGATTGAAAGAAGACAAATCGGAATGATTTTTCAGCATTTTAATCTGCTTTCTTCGAGAACGGTTTTCGAAAATGTTGCTTTTCCTTTAGAATTGGCTGGAACTTCAAAAAGCGAAATCAATACTCGTGTTTTAGAATTATTGCAATTGGTTGGATTGGCAGAAAAAGCCAACGATTATCCAGCAAGTCTTTCGGGAGGTCAGAAGCAAAGAGTAGCGATTGCAAGAACTTTAGCCAATAATCCGAAAGTTTTATTGTGCGATGAAGCTACAAGTGCGCTAGATCCTGCAACAACTAGATCGATTTTAAATTTATTAAAAGACATTAATAAACGCCTTAATATTACCGTTTTGCTGATTACGCACCAAATGGAAGTCGTAAAATCTATTTGTGATGAAGTTGCGGTTATCAGTCACGGAAAATTGATCGAGCAGGGAAGTGTTGGAGAAATTTTCGCCGACCCAAAACATGAATTGACAAAAGAGTTTATTTCTTCTTCGCTTCATATCGAAGTTCCGTCTGTATATCAAGACAAACTACAAAAAGAAGACAACGGAAATCTGAATCCGTTATTGAAATTGGAAATGACAGGAAAATCGGTTAACGAGCCTGTTATCTCAGAAGTTTCAAGACTTTTTGATACCGATTTTAAAATCGTTAGCGCACAAATGGATCAGGCAGGCGAAGTTAATTTTGGTGTAATGCTGATCGAATTATCAGGAAAACGCGAAAATTACGATGCTGCCATTCAATATTTTAATTCAAAACACATTAAAACAGAAATTATAGGTTATGTCTGA
- a CDS encoding aminotransferase-like domain-containing protein: MDSPVEIPFKSFIQLKPEESTAIYLQLVFEFIKAIQTGFLPEGTKLPGTRILCKVLSVNRNTLIKAFQDLESQGWIETLPNKGTFILSQQKQKNKAEFTVSKEQNTTPDNIGFSFQRSTILESPIEISNLPYQFNDGMPDLRLVQTDVLARLYVSKLKRRKTSKTYEQIELRSHSNFKTHFSNYLNLTRGIRISTSNLLTASSHEIALYLVTKVLIAPGDKVVVASPGYYMSNMTLTNTGAQIISIPVNEDGIDTKRLKEICETTKIRVLYLTSNYHYPTTISLSAKKRMEVLDLANQYGFVILEDDYDFEFHYDNNPVLPLAAFDSNQKVVYIGSFGKSLPSGFSYGFVAAPAEFIKELEKHQNILEPRIDVIKEQVLTEWITEGEVHRLSKKNKKIYKERRDYFVSILNEKLKGKIKFKVPPRGLAIWVEWLDHFNLVQFQKECSKQGLFLPKTILYQTKNLTATRLGFGNLEREEMEKAVPILSECLAIITQQ; encoded by the coding sequence ATGGATAGTCCGGTTGAAATTCCTTTTAAAAGCTTTATTCAGCTTAAACCCGAAGAAAGCACTGCTATTTATTTGCAGCTTGTTTTTGAATTTATCAAAGCCATACAAACAGGCTTTCTTCCCGAAGGCACCAAACTTCCCGGTACCAGAATTTTATGTAAAGTGCTTTCTGTTAACCGAAACACTTTAATCAAAGCCTTTCAGGATTTAGAATCGCAGGGTTGGATTGAAACACTTCCGAATAAAGGAACTTTTATTTTATCACAGCAAAAACAAAAAAACAAAGCTGAATTTACCGTTTCGAAAGAACAAAATACCACTCCAGACAATATTGGTTTCAGTTTTCAGCGATCTACTATTCTTGAAAGTCCGATTGAAATCAGTAATCTGCCGTATCAATTTAATGACGGAATGCCCGATTTACGATTGGTTCAAACCGATGTTTTGGCTAGATTATATGTTTCAAAATTAAAAAGACGAAAAACGTCCAAAACCTACGAGCAGATAGAATTGCGTTCGCATTCTAATTTTAAAACTCATTTTTCCAATTATCTGAATCTTACCCGAGGAATTCGTATTTCGACTTCAAACCTTCTTACAGCCAGCAGTCACGAAATTGCTCTGTATCTGGTTACAAAAGTACTTATTGCTCCAGGCGATAAAGTAGTAGTTGCATCGCCGGGATATTATATGTCAAACATGACATTGACCAATACCGGAGCGCAGATTATTTCTATTCCAGTAAATGAAGACGGAATTGACACCAAGCGTTTGAAGGAAATTTGCGAAACAACCAAAATCAGGGTTTTATATCTAACATCCAATTATCATTATCCAACCACTATTTCCCTTAGTGCTAAAAAAAGAATGGAAGTTTTGGATTTGGCCAATCAATACGGATTTGTGATTCTGGAAGACGATTACGATTTTGAATTTCATTACGATAATAATCCTGTTTTGCCCTTGGCTGCTTTTGATTCCAATCAGAAAGTGGTTTATATTGGTTCTTTCGGAAAATCATTGCCATCAGGATTCAGTTACGGATTTGTAGCCGCACCTGCCGAATTTATCAAAGAACTCGAAAAGCATCAAAACATCTTAGAACCCAGAATTGATGTCATAAAAGAGCAGGTTCTTACCGAATGGATTACAGAAGGCGAAGTGCATCGTCTTTCTAAAAAAAATAAAAAAATCTATAAAGAACGTCGCGATTATTTTGTTTCAATTCTAAACGAAAAACTTAAAGGCAAAATCAAGTTTAAAGTGCCACCAAGAGGATTGGCAATTTGGGTCGAATGGCTGGATCATTTTAATCTGGTTCAGTTTCAAAAAGAATGTTCCAAACAGGGTTTATTTCTGCCAAAGACCATTTTATACCAAACCAAAAACCTTACTGCAACCCGTTTAGGATTTGGGAATTTAGAACGTGAAGAAATGGAAAAAGCAGTCCCTATTTTAAGCGAATGTCTTGCCATTATTACACAACAATAA
- a CDS encoding methionine ABC transporter permease MetI — MSDSLIDLLLKGTWETIVMTFVSGFFGFLLGLPTGILLFLTRKNQILEQPVLNRILSIVVNVFRSIPFIILIVWMIPFTRAIVGTSIGVSAALVPLSIGAAPFIARLVENSLLSLPSGLIEAARALGATPLQIVYKVLLPEALPSLINAASITLITLVGYSAMGGAVGAGGLGQVGYQYGYIGYDAVTMNSVLALLVILVFVIQFAGDRLSKRFDHR, encoded by the coding sequence ATGTCTGATTCTCTTATAGATTTATTGTTAAAAGGAACATGGGAAACCATTGTTATGACTTTTGTATCGGGCTTTTTCGGTTTTTTGTTAGGACTTCCAACAGGAATTTTATTATTCTTAACTCGTAAAAATCAAATTCTAGAACAGCCCGTTTTAAATAGAATATTATCAATCGTGGTAAACGTTTTTCGTTCTATACCATTCATTATTTTAATCGTTTGGATGATTCCGTTTACACGTGCCATAGTTGGAACATCAATTGGTGTGAGTGCGGCTTTGGTTCCGTTAAGCATTGGTGCGGCGCCATTTATTGCTCGTTTGGTAGAAAATAGTCTGTTAAGCCTTCCATCAGGATTAATTGAAGCAGCAAGAGCTTTAGGAGCAACTCCTTTGCAAATTGTGTACAAAGTATTGTTGCCAGAAGCTTTACCTTCTTTAATCAATGCAGCTTCAATTACTTTAATCACTCTCGTAGGTTATTCTGCAATGGGCGGAGCTGTCGGTGCAGGCGGTTTAGGACAAGTTGGCTATCAATACGGTTATATTGGTTATGATGCCGTAACAATGAACTCAGTTTTGGCTTTATTGGTCATTTTAGTATTCGTGATTCAGTTTGCGGGCGATAGATTATCAAAACGATTCGATCATAGATAA